In Deferribacteraceae bacterium V6Fe1, one genomic interval encodes:
- a CDS encoding hydrogenase maturation protease, which yields MKNILILGLGNLLMDDDSAGVIITQELKNEILEDEQLKIVEGGTLGLDLLNYIAWADKLIIVDAIDMGFEPGTVIRAEGQDIDPIFESKLSPHQMGLKDILLAAELIGDRPEEIVLFGIQVESIQMNMTLSEKVKKNMQKLKSKVIEELNISKNFSRG from the coding sequence ATGAAAAATATTTTAATCCTTGGACTTGGCAATCTGCTTATGGATGACGATAGCGCCGGTGTCATCATTACTCAAGAACTTAAAAATGAAATTCTGGAAGATGAGCAATTAAAAATTGTCGAAGGTGGAACTCTAGGGCTTGACCTCCTAAACTATATTGCATGGGCAGATAAGTTGATAATTGTAGATGCAATAGATATGGGATTTGAGCCTGGAACAGTTATCCGTGCAGAAGGTCAAGATATCGACCCAATATTTGAAAGTAAGCTTTCCCCCCACCAGATGGGGCTGAAAGATATACTTTTAGCAGCTGAGCTCATCGGTGACAGACCCGAAGAGATAGTACTTTTTGGAATTCAGGTAGAAAGTATTCAAATGAATATGACACTATCTGAAAAGGTAAAGAAAAATATGCAAAAACTTAAAAGTAAAGTCATTGAAGAACTTAAT
- the truA gene encoding tRNA pseudouridine(38-40) synthase TruA, with amino-acid sequence MESVYYNKKCIVEYDGTNFHGWQIQKDLRTVQGEIEEKLSKIFKKRVCIIGSGRTDTGVHALGQVFNFRAEKYINNDSLRLGLNSLLSNDITILSCEDVEHNFHAQKSAKSKTYVYKILTRENRSSLLRNRVWWFRRKIDIKKLKGYLDYFVGEHDFSSMCTKKSIKDNNIRTINFININMENEIINLEINANGFLHNMVRNIVGTTIFLYKKDAPFSEVKYILEKKDREFAGPTAPPQGLYLKEVFY; translated from the coding sequence ATGGAATCAGTATACTATAATAAAAAATGTATCGTAGAATATGACGGCACAAATTTCCACGGATGGCAAATCCAAAAAGATTTAAGAACCGTCCAAGGTGAAATTGAGGAAAAGCTCTCAAAAATATTCAAAAAAAGGGTCTGCATAATCGGCTCAGGGAGGACAGATACCGGAGTTCATGCATTAGGGCAGGTTTTTAATTTCAGGGCTGAAAAATACATCAACAATGACTCTCTTAGATTGGGGCTTAACAGTCTTTTAAGTAATGACATTACAATACTTAGCTGTGAAGATGTGGAACATAACTTTCATGCTCAAAAAAGTGCCAAATCAAAAACATACGTTTATAAAATACTCACAAGGGAAAATAGGTCATCTTTATTGAGAAACAGAGTGTGGTGGTTTAGGAGAAAAATTGATATTAAAAAATTAAAAGGTTATTTGGATTATTTTGTAGGGGAGCACGACTTCTCAAGTATGTGCACTAAAAAAAGTATCAAAGACAACAATATTCGCACAATAAACTTCATCAACATAAACATGGAAAACGAAATTATAAACCTTGAAATCAACGCAAACGGTTTTTTGCATAACATGGTAAGAAATATTGTCGGTACAACAATATTTCTGTACAAAAAAGATGCACCATTTAGCGAAGTAAAATATATTTTGGAAAAAAAAGATAGGGAGTTTGCAGGACCTACTGCTCCCCCACAAGGTTTGTACTTAAAAGAAGTGTTTTACTGA
- a CDS encoding energy-coupling factor transporter transmembrane protein EcfT has protein sequence MNKIIIGKYIHRNSFIHNLNPITKFLSAIAFLIFIGLKFDLINFTFYTAITVLIVYLSNIKPMEILSLLKPFRYLLIFTFVIQLFYDNANGLNYTAAFLYTSKFTLMIVISSLFTISTKPIDIVKIVYIILKPLKIFGVNPTEMATSSVIAIRFIPLIFEEADKIITAQKLRGIIPKKGLKLLFSLHTFLIPLFNRVFYYAEQISITLNYRTNWEHILTVEKMRKWDIVLIISIIAGCYGISIL, from the coding sequence ATGAACAAGATAATAATTGGCAAGTATATCCATAGAAACTCTTTTATCCACAATCTAAACCCTATCACAAAATTTTTATCCGCAATCGCTTTTTTAATTTTTATAGGGCTTAAATTCGACTTAATAAACTTTACATTTTACACAGCTATAACTGTCTTAATAGTCTACCTATCAAACATCAAGCCGATGGAAATATTGTCACTTTTGAAGCCTTTTAGGTACCTTTTGATATTTACATTTGTCATTCAACTTTTTTATGACAATGCTAACGGTCTAAATTACACCGCTGCATTTTTATACACTTCCAAATTTACACTTATGATTGTAATCTCTTCCCTTTTTACAATATCTACAAAACCGATAGATATAGTTAAAATAGTTTACATAATTCTTAAACCGCTTAAGATATTTGGAGTAAATCCGACGGAAATGGCTACCTCAAGTGTAATTGCTATAAGGTTTATCCCTCTAATTTTTGAAGAGGCAGATAAAATAATAACCGCACAAAAGCTAAGAGGGATAATTCCTAAAAAAGGTTTAAAACTGCTATTCTCCCTTCATACATTTTTAATACCGCTTTTTAATAGAGTTTTTTATTATGCGGAGCAGATTTCAATCACACTAAATTATAGAACAAATTGGGAACACATATTGACCGTCGAAAAAATGAGAAAGTGGGATATTGTCTTAATAATTTCAATAATAGCAGGGTGTTATGGAATCAGTATACTATAA
- a CDS encoding twin-arginine translocase TatA/TatE family subunit, translating into MFGLGTQEILIILVIALVIFGAGKLPQIGEGMGKAIKNFKKAAKETEDAIDITPESDKKTAEKKEADNNKEA; encoded by the coding sequence ATGTTTGGACTTGGAACACAAGAAATTTTAATAATATTAGTAATAGCACTTGTTATTTTTGGTGCAGGAAAACTCCCTCAGATTGGAGAAGGGATGGGGAAAGCCATTAAAAACTTTAAAAAGGCGGCTAAAGAAACCGAAGATGCTATAGACATCACTCCTGAATCTGACAAAAAAACTGCAGAGAAAAAGGAAGCCGACAATAACAAAGAAGCGTAA
- the lnt gene encoding apolipoprotein N-acyltransferase encodes MKLIFLPLLSAILLTLSSPGLDLWWLSFISFIPILFSLKDKKYFFTKTLIFSTTYYFFNLFWINSSVSHFGGAPLIIGILAVFGLSLYMSIYLLLFFYLNLKTDKIVISALVFVVIEILRSKIFTGFPWLNLGLIPYNSQIFTNFYSIFGEYGVSLIIILVNLSLYKVLSQKNTKQLIPTGVVILLLLTSNVIKPEIKYNKSLNISIIQPAYKQEEKWLPEKREEIKNLVISMIEIASKSKSDLILLPESVFPFFIQADNLTFGYITESSLKKDLLLGNIRYDQKLNYYNSAFFFSKGSYQYYDKMHLVPFGEYFPLKIITAPISRYFFGDAKDFSRGKVHKVFNSNNINILPLICYESAFYDIIFNAFKDKSPDMLVILSNDSWFGDTLGRVQHLAIDIVRAKEFMRPLIRVTQSGISAYINEKGEIINKIGNNKQDIIEANVNIDSNKRSFFSKYGYIWLGIYALISLIFSVKRGRY; translated from the coding sequence ATGAAATTAATATTTTTACCCCTTCTAAGTGCTATACTGCTCACACTCTCATCACCGGGGTTAGATTTGTGGTGGCTAAGCTTTATCAGTTTTATTCCTATATTATTTTCTCTTAAAGACAAAAAATATTTTTTTACTAAGACACTGATTTTTTCAACCACATATTATTTTTTCAATCTGTTTTGGATTAATTCCTCCGTTAGCCACTTTGGAGGGGCGCCGCTAATCATAGGGATTCTTGCGGTATTTGGATTATCCCTTTACATGTCGATATATCTTTTGCTCTTTTTTTATCTGAATTTAAAAACAGATAAAATTGTTATTTCAGCTTTAGTGTTTGTAGTAATCGAAATCTTAAGGTCAAAAATTTTTACCGGATTCCCCTGGCTTAACCTCGGGCTAATACCATATAATTCTCAAATCTTTACAAATTTCTACTCAATATTTGGCGAATACGGCGTATCTTTAATAATTATCCTTGTCAATCTATCCCTTTACAAAGTGCTTTCACAAAAAAATACCAAGCAACTTATCCCGACCGGTGTCGTTATCTTATTGCTGCTTACATCAAATGTCATTAAGCCAGAAATAAAATACAACAAATCATTAAATATATCTATAATACAGCCTGCCTATAAACAGGAAGAGAAGTGGCTACCTGAAAAAAGGGAAGAAATAAAAAATTTGGTAATCTCAATGATAGAGATTGCATCAAAATCAAAATCAGATTTAATCCTTTTACCGGAATCTGTTTTCCCTTTTTTCATTCAAGCTGACAACTTAACTTTTGGATATATAACAGAATCTTCACTAAAAAAAGATTTGCTGCTCGGAAATATCCGCTATGACCAAAAATTAAATTACTACAATAGTGCTTTCTTTTTCTCAAAAGGTAGCTACCAATATTATGACAAAATGCACCTTGTCCCATTCGGCGAGTATTTCCCGCTTAAAATAATCACAGCCCCTATCAGCAGATACTTTTTTGGGGATGCAAAAGATTTTTCAAGGGGAAAAGTGCACAAGGTATTTAACTCAAACAATATCAATATACTCCCTCTAATATGCTATGAAAGTGCTTTTTACGATATAATATTTAATGCTTTTAAAGATAAATCACCTGACATGCTTGTCATACTTTCAAATGACAGTTGGTTTGGAGATACTTTAGGCAGAGTTCAACATCTTGCCATTGATATCGTGAGGGCTAAAGAGTTTATGAGACCGTTGATAAGAGTAACCCAATCGGGCATATCAGCCTATATCAACGAAAAAGGTGAAATAATAAATAAAATTGGCAACAATAAACAAGACATAATAGAAGCTAATGTCAACATTGATAGCAATAAAAGAAGCTTTTTTTCAAAGTACGGATACATCTGGCTTGGTATTTATGCTTTAATTTCTCTTATTTTTAGTGTAAAAAGGGGAAGATATTAA
- a CDS encoding STAS domain-containing protein, with amino-acid sequence MSFTSKLLDDKKIFVVETPERIDAANSPELKDMISDTVSKGIFKIVIDMSKTNFIDSSGLGALVSKISICKNNNGDVRLVVLSDRVLEILEITHLNKILKLYKTIDEAIASFTEG; translated from the coding sequence ATGAGCTTTACTTCAAAATTATTGGATGATAAAAAAATTTTTGTTGTTGAAACACCGGAGAGGATTGATGCTGCAAACTCTCCTGAGTTGAAAGATATGATTTCAGATACTGTTTCCAAGGGGATTTTTAAGATAGTAATTGACATGAGTAAGACAAACTTTATCGATTCAAGCGGCTTAGGTGCGCTTGTGTCTAAAATATCTATTTGTAAAAATAACAATGGGGATGTCAGGCTTGTGGTTTTGAGTGACAGAGTACTGGAAATCCTTGAAATTACCCATTTAAATAAGATTTTAAAGTTATATAAAACGATAGATGAGGCGATAGCAAGCTTTACGGAGGGTTGA
- a CDS encoding sugar phosphorylase: protein MIRPVYLNEPDYSKELFLIPPKYKGKILNRLFLLYGSDTGKKIYDEIERLVKVHHAYIKKGFDFIPENREKFTSRDTVLITYGDMIVGGNKKPLKHIADFCKKYLKNVFNSVHILPFYPYSSDRGFSVKNFTEVDHRIGTWEDIHNLSKEFSLMFDGVFNHISSKSAWFQSFLNGDPEFRDFFITISTSKMISEEHLKLIVRPRTTPLFTEFLTIDGPKLVWTTFSSDQIDLNFRNPKVLTKMIQILLFYVRMGASLIRLDAVTYLWEELGTECAHLKETHAIIKLFRDILDITAPYVKLVTETNVPHEKNIQYFGNGYDEAQMVYNFALPPLVLHAFLREDTTVLSKWASTIDSLNDYATFFNFLDSHDGIGVLPVSGILDEREINYMVLKTIENGGYISYRTDQNGEEVPYELNITWYSALNGDSTVEDKGIKKFIASRAIALSLVGVPGIYIHGLLGTKNDGEAVLKEKQTRSINRKVFKYKEIKEILDDKDAIQSKILNLLTRLIAIRSSEKAFSPNFKQKIFEIDNRLFCVFRYLNDEDECILSITNVSDDIIKIDLSKFKKYFCSDKNIDIVSGREILLNQNFLIEGYQVIWIKGFLKGNIQDF, encoded by the coding sequence ATTATTAGACCTGTTTACTTGAATGAGCCTGATTATTCTAAAGAACTTTTCTTAATCCCGCCAAAATATAAGGGGAAAATATTAAACAGACTTTTTTTGCTGTATGGTAGTGATACAGGTAAAAAGATTTATGATGAAATAGAGAGGCTTGTAAAGGTACATCATGCTTACATAAAAAAAGGATTTGATTTTATTCCCGAGAACAGAGAAAAGTTTACTTCCCGTGATACTGTTCTCATAACATATGGAGATATGATTGTGGGGGGGAATAAAAAGCCACTAAAACATATAGCTGATTTTTGCAAAAAATATCTTAAAAATGTGTTTAATTCAGTTCATATTTTACCCTTTTACCCTTACAGCTCTGATAGAGGATTTTCTGTTAAGAATTTTACCGAAGTTGACCACAGAATCGGCACTTGGGAAGATATACATAATTTGAGCAAAGAGTTCTCACTCATGTTTGATGGTGTTTTTAACCATATATCATCAAAAAGTGCATGGTTTCAGTCATTTTTAAACGGTGACCCCGAATTTAGAGACTTTTTTATCACGATTTCAACCTCAAAGATGATATCTGAAGAGCATCTGAAGCTTATTGTGAGGCCAAGGACAACTCCTCTATTTACTGAATTTCTTACCATTGACGGGCCAAAACTTGTTTGGACAACTTTTAGCAGTGACCAAATCGATTTAAACTTTAGGAATCCTAAGGTACTCACGAAAATGATTCAAATATTACTTTTTTATGTCAGGATGGGAGCAAGTCTCATTAGGCTTGACGCTGTTACTTATCTTTGGGAGGAGTTGGGGACAGAGTGTGCTCACCTGAAGGAAACTCATGCAATAATTAAACTTTTTAGGGATATATTGGATATAACGGCGCCATATGTAAAACTTGTAACAGAGACCAATGTGCCTCATGAGAAAAACATACAATATTTTGGAAATGGGTATGATGAAGCTCAGATGGTATATAATTTTGCTCTTCCGCCACTTGTTTTGCATGCGTTTTTAAGGGAAGATACTACTGTTTTATCAAAATGGGCTTCTACAATAGACAGTCTTAACGATTATGCAACTTTTTTTAATTTTCTTGATTCTCATGATGGAATAGGGGTTTTGCCTGTAAGCGGTATCTTGGATGAAAGGGAAATAAACTACATGGTGTTGAAAACTATTGAAAATGGTGGATATATCTCCTACAGGACAGACCAAAATGGTGAAGAGGTTCCATATGAGCTAAATATCACCTGGTACAGTGCATTAAATGGTGATTCCACAGTCGAAGATAAGGGGATAAAAAAATTTATTGCCTCTCGTGCTATTGCACTCAGCTTAGTGGGGGTGCCTGGTATCTATATTCATGGGCTTCTCGGCACAAAAAATGACGGGGAAGCAGTGTTAAAAGAGAAACAAACAAGGAGTATTAATAGAAAAGTTTTTAAATATAAAGAGATAAAAGAGATTTTAGATGATAAAGATGCCATTCAATCAAAAATTCTGAATTTGTTGACAAGGCTAATTGCTATTAGAAGTAGTGAGAAAGCTTTTAGTCCAAATTTTAAACAAAAAATTTTTGAGATAGACAACAGACTGTTTTGTGTTTTCAGATATCTGAATGATGAAGATGAATGTATTTTGAGTATAACAAATGTGTCTGACGATATAATTAAAATTGATTTATCAAAATTTAAAAAATATTTTTGTTCTGATAAAAATATTGATATCGTATCGGGCAGGGAAATTTTATTGAATCAAAATTTTTTGATTGAAGGTTATCAGGTTATTTGGATTAAAGGTTTTTTAAAAGGAAATATTCAGGATTTTTGA
- a CDS encoding DUF3365 domain-containing protein — MFKSIQSKINFAIFIVLLIIFGAFYFIMDQQKKTEIMDQKLKQAQVIYQQLDYLKTWIGKNGGIWIKDIKDDRYIVKEGRYARKNTSIVLAELSDASLGNKDYKFRVVSPKPLNPKNLSDAFENQALMKFRTMSPDAEIYKFDFDKKILRYVKPMVTSQFCLKCHPNYELGSIEGGISITIPIEDIIQQIKQNRIYYASFFGITMAVLLVIMVYLMNVIVVKPIKKLTDQADKISTGEINVSAEIHREDEIGELSKAIERLRISFKKMMNLK, encoded by the coding sequence ATGTTTAAAAGTATTCAATCCAAGATTAACTTTGCAATTTTTATTGTATTACTGATTATTTTTGGTGCTTTTTATTTTATTATGGATCAGCAGAAAAAAACAGAAATTATGGATCAAAAGCTGAAACAAGCACAGGTTATTTATCAACAGCTGGATTATTTGAAAACATGGATTGGTAAGAATGGCGGTATATGGATTAAAGATATAAAAGATGACAGGTATATTGTAAAAGAAGGAAGATATGCGAGGAAAAATACATCTATTGTGCTGGCAGAGCTTTCCGATGCAAGTTTGGGTAATAAGGATTATAAATTTAGGGTTGTGAGTCCAAAGCCACTTAATCCTAAAAATTTATCTGATGCTTTTGAAAACCAGGCATTGATGAAATTTAGAACAATGAGTCCTGATGCTGAGATATATAAGTTTGATTTTGATAAAAAAATACTACGTTATGTTAAACCGATGGTTACTTCACAATTTTGCCTTAAATGTCATCCTAATTATGAACTTGGCAGCATTGAGGGTGGAATAAGTATTACAATACCGATAGAGGATATCATTCAGCAAATTAAGCAAAACCGTATTTATTATGCTTCATTTTTTGGGATTACCATGGCAGTCTTGCTTGTAATTATGGTTTATTTGATGAATGTAATTGTCGTTAAGCCTATAAAAAAACTGACTGATCAGGCAGATAAGATTAGTACGGGCGAGATAAATGTATCTGCCGAAATCCATCGGGAAGATGAAATTGGAGAGCTTTCAAAAGCAATCGAAAGATTAAGAATCAGTTTCAAAAAGATGATGAACTTGAAATAA
- a CDS encoding IS256 family transposase: protein MFIDKDEIRKLFKEGKLNTQEDLQSILSSIIKDVVETIYEGELTELLGYSRYDKSSKETNNSRNGYSNKKVKSNYGEIELSVPRDRNGEYDPKIVKKRQTDITGIEEHIISMYAKGMTTRDIQAHMESLYGLEFSAEAISRITDKVLERAKEWQNRPLEPIYAIVFLDALFYKMRLDGVIKNVAVYAIIGITLEGKKECLGIWIMETESAKFWLSVLNELKNRGVEDVLIFSIDGLPGLNEAIRAVYPESEIQRCIVHQVRNSLKFVSYKDRKELARGLKAIYTSPTEETGRIELDRLNEKWGKKYPNVIKSWETNWLELSTLFKYPPEVRKLIYTTNPIESFNSKLKKVTKNRGVFPTEESLFKLLYLAINDISSKWNGRIRDWSKIYPQLYIYFQERIDRFTNG from the coding sequence CTTCAATTATTAAGGATGTAGTAGAGACAATTTATGAGGGAGAATTAACAGAATTATTAGGTTATTCCCGTTATGACAAATCATCCAAAGAAACAAACAATTCACGAAACGGTTACAGCAATAAGAAAGTAAAATCAAATTATGGAGAGATAGAATTATCGGTTCCAAGAGACCGTAATGGAGAATATGATCCAAAAATAGTGAAAAAACGTCAAACAGATATTACCGGTATAGAAGAACATATAATTTCGATGTATGCCAAAGGTATGACAACAAGAGATATCCAGGCCCACATGGAATCTTTATACGGCCTTGAGTTTTCAGCTGAGGCAATCAGTAGGATTACAGATAAAGTTCTTGAAAGAGCAAAAGAGTGGCAAAATAGACCCTTAGAGCCAATTTATGCAATTGTATTCCTTGATGCATTATTTTACAAGATGCGACTTGATGGTGTTATAAAAAACGTAGCAGTTTACGCAATAATAGGCATTACTCTTGAAGGTAAAAAAGAATGCCTTGGTATATGGATAATGGAGACTGAATCAGCGAAATTTTGGTTGTCAGTACTAAACGAACTTAAGAACAGAGGTGTTGAAGATGTTCTTATATTCAGTATAGACGGTTTACCAGGTTTAAATGAAGCTATCAGGGCGGTATATCCAGAATCTGAAATTCAACGATGTATAGTTCATCAGGTAAGAAACTCTCTGAAGTTTGTATCTTATAAAGACAGGAAAGAATTAGCGAGGGGCTTAAAGGCCATTTATACATCTCCAACGGAAGAAACTGGAAGAATTGAATTAGATAGATTAAATGAAAAATGGGGAAAGAAGTATCCAAACGTAATAAAATCATGGGAAACCAATTGGTTGGAACTTTCAACGTTATTTAAATATCCACCAGAAGTTAGGAAGCTTATTTATACTACTAATCCTATAGAGAGTTTTAATAGTAAATTGAAGAAGGTCACTAAAAATCGAGGGGTATTTCCTACAGAGGAATCATTGTTTAAATTGCTGTATTTAGCGATAAATGACATATCAAGTAAATGGAATGGCAGGATAAGGGATTGGTCAAAAATATATCCGCAATTGTATATTTACTTTCAGGAAAGGATTGACAGGTTTACGAATGGTTAA